TTCACATCATATGATTCTCTACCTAAGAGATCCAAAAACTTCCAACAAATATCTTTAGaaatgataaacactttcagaaaagtggcaggacataaaatcaacacacaaaaagcaCTATCCTTCATATATGTTAATGGCAATATAGAAAAAGAATTTAGGAATGCTGTCCCCTTTATAATAGTCACAAAAAATCAGatatcttggaatatccctaaacaaggaagtaaaagactttatacaatgaaaacatgacAACACTGAAAAACTAAAGACATAAGAAGATGGAACAACTTTCCATGATCATAGAtagaaagaattaatattgttaaactcgccatcctaccaaaagtaaCATATAGATTCCATGCAATTTCAACCAAAACCCCAACAACTTTCTTCACAGAGTTACAAAGACAATCTCAAAATCATATGGAGGTACAAAAGGTCTTAGATAGCCAAAAATGTACTCAGTAAATGGAACATCTCTTGTGGTGTCAACATGCCTGATTTCAAGCTGTATGATAAGGCAATAGTGATAACAGCATGATGCTTAAATAAAAACAGGCACATCAATCAGTGGATTGGGAAAGGTCTAGGCATGAGTTCAAGTacctacagctacctgatcttcagCAAGGCAGCCACGAAAATACTGGAGCAAAGAaagacagcagggctggagagatggcttagcggttaagcacttgcctgtgaagcctaaggaccccggttcgaggctcgattccccaggtcccacgttagccagatgcacaagggggcacacgcgtctggagttcgtttacagaggctggaagccctggcgcacccattctctctctcttcctctatctgtctttctctctgtgtctgtcgctctcaaataaataaaaaaataataataaaaaaaaagaaagacagcagCTTCAACAAAatagtgctggagaaactggatagtcACATGTAGAAGATTGAATTTGGACCCTCTCCTTTCACCTTACATTAAAAACAACTCCAGGTGGATCaagaacctcaatataagacctgaaactaaatTGATTAGAAGAGAAGGTAGGGAGAACACTCAAAGATATAGGCAGGCATAAGGAAAGATTTCATGAACAAGACTCAGGTGGCCCAGGGAATTAAGCAAAAACTCAAcaactggaacctcatgaaaataaaaaagctattgtacagataagcaaaccatcaacagagtcaatataCAACTTTTTGAATGAAAGAAAACCTTCACTGGCAATACCTCCAACAAAGGCTTAATATCtagactacaaagaactcaaaagcctaaacaataaaaataaaccaagcatTCCACttaaaaatggggcagggaattgaacagaaagttttcaaaggaagaaatagaattGGCTGATAAACACCTAAATGGATGTTCAACATCTGTACTtataaaggaaatgcaaattaaaatgattatgagattccatctcactccagtcagaatgacaaccataaaaaaataaaataaaatgaaggctgaagagatgacttagcagttaaagcctgtGCCTGcacagcctcaggacccaggttcagttcaccagtacctgagtaagccagaggcacatggtgatgtatgtgtctagtgtttgtttgcagtagctagatgcccaattgtacccattctctctctctctctctctctctctctctctctctctctctctccatcataaataaataaataaataaataaataaataaataaataaataatcaaatgacaGTACATGCTGGAGGGAAGTGGAGAAAGagaccctcatccactgctggtgggaatgtaaacttggacagacactgtggaaatcagtatgaagatGTCCCAAAAGGCTGAAAATATAACCATCATCAGATCCACCTATACCTCTTTTGTgaatataccctaaagactataTTGTacaccacagagacacttgctccactatttttattgctgctctattcacaatatccaataactggaagcagcctagatgctCATTAACAAATGAATTGCTAAATGAAGAATTAACTGCTCTCTCTTTAGTCCATCTATCCTCACTAGCATGACACCTTATACTTGGTCACACTTATATATTTACCTGTCTAACTTTTCCAACTATGCTCTGAGCCTTTTAATGGAATAAATGGTATTTAACCATTTATATAGCCAATAATTATAATTGTGACTGGTAAAAGTAATTTTTCTCTAAGTTATTAATTGAATTTAGTTGAATGTATTGAATGAATTTActtttttcataaatttatttttctctcaatcCACTCTCTCTTAGCACATATACATATGTCCTGTGtaggatgaaagaaaaaatgggaaaaataatagAGCAACTCTTGTGAAGTTTAGTGATCAACATGTCTCTTTACTTACCATTGATGTTCTGTGCCCACTGGCTGATGGAAGAGGTGAGGGACTGTTTTCCTGATGTGGAAAATCTAAAAAGGAGCTATTCAGAGAACTGGAGCATTGTGAGTCACTCTGCGACTCTCCCTTTTCAGACAGTAATCTGGACAGAAAGCTTGCCTTACGACTGCCTGGGTAAGGTCTGTCTCTCCATACCACACTCTCTCTCATGCTGCCATCACTGTCTTTACAATGACTTTGAAGATCTGTGAAGGCTTTCTCTGAGGCTTCCAGACCCTGGAATCGCTCAACAGTTCCTAATGAATAAGATGGACAGTGTTTAGACTCCATTATTGTACCTAGCCAGGACTGGGACACTGTATTTTTTGGTTCAGAGGAGGAAATGTATGGCTGCTGTCCTTGGTACTGAATTCTGGCACTGCCATTTTGGGGACACGGGCTGTGGACGTGGAGCTGTCCGCTGTTCTGATCCTTTTCCACCCTGTATCTTTGGCTACAGGAAGCATCTACCTCAAGTTGCCTGGGCTGTGAAatttggcacatgcttttagacCTTGGCACATTGTCTCGGATAACTTTCAGATTATTAGTAGCTTGAAGGAAAGCAATTCTTTCAGGTAAAGAAGAACAAGCAGTACACTGCTGGGCCCCTGGATATTTCTTGAAATGGAGTGGAAGGCCTCTTTCATTCTCAATGCTCTCACTGCTGGATTTCCCATAAAGTACCCTCCTTATTTTTGTGATGCCCAGATGAAATATTTCCAGTATATTGAGTAACAAGGAGATGGCCGCGATGCTGTGCATAAAAAGCATGAAAATGGTCTTCTCCGTGGGCCTGGACACAAAGCAATCCACTGTATTGGGGCAAGGAGGCTGAGTACATTTGTAAAGAGGGTGCATTTGAAATCCATAGAGAAAATATTGACCTATCATGAATCCGACTTCCAGCACAGATCTGGTCAAGATGTGTAAGATGTAAGTACGCAGCAGACATCCTTTCAGAGGGACTTTATGAATCCTCTTCTGCTCCTCTAGCCTCCTCAGTTCCCTATCTATCCTTTGTTGCTCCTCTGCATCAAGCTGTGGATTCTCCATTTGGGCTCTAAGGTGtgactttttcttctgtctttccttctcaaaGGCCTTAAGTCTATAAAGTGCATGGCCCATATACACCAGAGAAGGTGAAGACACAAATATGATCTGCAAAACCCAGAATCGAATCAAAGAAATGGGGAAAGCATCATCATAACACATATTTTTGCAACCTGGCTGCTGGGTATTACAAGTAAACGCAGACTGTTCATCATCCCAGACATCCTCAGCAGCGACACCAAGTACCAGCATTcgaaagacaaagagaatagtCAGCCAGATTTTCCCCATTATGGTTGAGTGATAATGAACTTCTTCTAAGATACCACCCAATAAGTTCCAATCCCCCATGGTTAGAGACTTGTATCTGAAATATACAGAAAACATGGAGGTTAGGAAAGCCAAATGATATAATTTATAAAGACATGTACTCATAAATATCACAAGAACTTTGTTCATATCACCCAAACTATGAAGATTCTTCTAGCTTAATATCTATGTTTCACAAATAGAAACTGGAAGTTTCCAAAGAATATCAGTTCCTTATAAAACTCCAAAGACTCTCCATAACACAATACaatttatttcttattctctTCATCTTCTACACAGAGTCACCTGTCATTATAGGATATCATTAGTTTCCACATTTATACAATACATTCTTCAATTTTGTTCGTTGTTTTAATCATGTGAGATGCCCCATTTGTATACATTTAATGTGATAAATAAGTCTCAACTCCTCTAGAACTTTTCCCTAACCAtgccaagtgtggtagtttgattcaggtgtccccataaacttatgtgttctgaatgcttgatgcccagctgatagcaatttgggagttgTAGCCTCCTGGAGATGTTGTATTATTGGTGGTgggtttatgagtgttatagccagtgtggtggtttgagtcagctgtcccccataaacttaggtgttcttaatgctaggttccaagctgatggtaatttataaattaaaacctcctggaggcagtgtattgttggggtaggcttatgggtattacaaccagtttccccttgccagtgtttggcacactatcttGTTCCTAtttttcacctgatgttggccaggaggtgatgtccagcctctgcacataccttcattttcccctgccatcttggagcttcccctgaaggctgtaagctaaaataaaacctttccttccacaagctgctttaggTTTAGTAGCTtcgtttctgccagcaatgtgaagctgactacaacaccaagTCAGATACTTTTCCCCTTCCTAAGCTCACATGACCTCTCATTTGGCATTGTGCCCAAAAGACTTTGTGGTTTTTATGTCTTCAGTTCCACTTTATTTTTGGAAAGGAACACCATGCCAGAGAAAACTCTCTATAGGAACTTTGCCATTACATAAAGAAGACATCAATATACAAGAGTAGGTTGAGTTGTATCATTCTAAAATTGTGTTTTCTTGAAAGTATCATAGAAGTAACTCtcaacagaaaaatgaaagtagatcCGCGTAATATATCTTCACTTTCACTATAAGATAAAGCATACTTTAGTCATGGAGTCAAGGAAAAATCATACAACTAAGTCTTTAGGACTAAGTTCACATGGGGCAGCAGTACAGCTGTAGTGCACACAGTAATCCCTGAAGTAGTGCATGACCACTACCCCTGAGCTTCCTCTGGAACACCGCATCTTTGTGAATATTTTACTAACCTGGAAAAGTTTTCTATCATGCTTGGGATCTAAGAAATAATCAAGGTATAAAAAACAGTTTTTTgaggagacttctggttaagatggcggcgtaggtagcACACCAAAGCAAcctgggggggaaaagaccaaaaaaactcagcaaaatacaaacttttactaaaaagtgaggtgtataggaaattgaagcggcagcggagaagtagaagaaatccagagcatccagagcccccaCAGGCCAGCAAAAACGGCTCCGGCATCTCAGCAAACCATGCGGCGGCGGCAcatcagaaagccaccag
The nucleotide sequence above comes from Jaculus jaculus isolate mJacJac1 chromosome 7, mJacJac1.mat.Y.cur, whole genome shotgun sequence. Encoded proteins:
- the Gja10 gene encoding gap junction alpha-10 protein; this translates as MGDWNLLGGILEEVHYHSTIMGKIWLTILFVFRMLVLGVAAEDVWDDEQSAFTCNTQQPGCKNMCYDDAFPISLIRFWVLQIIFVSSPSLVYMGHALYRLKAFEKERQKKKSHLRAQMENPQLDAEEQQRIDRELRRLEEQKRIHKVPLKGCLLRTYILHILTRSVLEVGFMIGQYFLYGFQMHPLYKCTQPPCPNTVDCFVSRPTEKTIFMLFMHSIAAISLLLNILEIFHLGITKIRRVLYGKSSSESIENERGLPLHFKKYPGAQQCTACSSLPERIAFLQATNNLKVIRDNVPRSKSMCQISQPRQLEVDASCSQRYRVEKDQNSGQLHVHSPCPQNGSARIQYQGQQPYISSSEPKNTVSQSWLGTIMESKHCPSYSLGTVERFQGLEASEKAFTDLQSHCKDSDGSMRESVVWRDRPYPGSRKASFLSRLLSEKGESQSDSQCSSSLNSSFLDFPHQENSPSPLPSASGHRTSMVSKETC